GGTCGATATCCACTTGGATGAATTTTTCAGTATTCTTGAATGCTTGGTAAACTTCAGCAAATGGGAAGTTTGAACCAAGGAAAAGAACTGTGTCTGCTTCAAAGACCACTTCGTTGGCTGGCTTCCAACCAACACGGTAAGCAGAACCTGTCAAACCTTCATAGTTCCATTCAAAGGCTTCAAAGTTTTTACCAGTTGTGATGATTGGTGCTTTGATTTTACGTGACAATTCAGTAATCACTTCACCAGCTTTAACACCACCGTAACCAGCATAGATAACTGGACGTTCAGCATTGTTCAAGATTTCAACAGCTTTGTCGATTTCAACTTCGTTCAAAGCAGGAGCGATGAATGAACGTTCGTATGAACCTGAACCGTAGTATGAATTTTCGTCGATTTCTTGGAAACCGAAGTTTACTGGGATTTCAACAACAGCTGGACCTTTTTTAGAAACTGCAGCACGGCAAGCTTCGTCGATTACTTTTGGCAATTGCTCAGCGTAAGCTACACGTTTGTTGTATACAGCGATACCGTTGTACATTGGGTTTTGGTTCAATTCTTGGAAAGCATCCATGTTGAGTTCGTTAACTGGACGTGATCCAAGGATTGCTAGGAATGGAGTGTTATCCATAGCTGCATCGTAAACACCGTTAATCAAGTGAGTCGCACCTGGACCACCTGAACCAACTGCAACCCCGATTGAGCCGCCGAATTTAGCTTGCATAACCGCTGCAAGAGCACCTGTTTCTTCGTGACGAACTTGCAAGAAGCGGATATCTTTGTCTTCAGCCAAAGCATCCATCAATGAGCTGAGTGTTCCTGATGGGATACCGTAGATTGTGTCTACGCCCCATGTTTTCAATACATTAAGCATTGCTGCAGATGCAGTAATTTTCCCTTGAGTCATAATGATAACTCTCCTTCAAATATTTTTAAATCTACTAAAAAAGGTTTCATATAGTTTTTGAAAACGTTTCAGTAAATTTTTACAATACTAATTTATCACATTTATTTTGACTTTACTAAGAATCTGCTCAGAAGTTTTTATTCTCTATTACAGTACAGTTTGAAAACGTTTTTAGCTTCTGTTTTATAATACTCAATGAAAATCACAGAGCAAACTAGGAAGCTCGCCACAGGTTGCTCAAAGCACAGCTTTGAGGTTGCAGACAAAGCTGACGTGGTTGGAAGAGATTTTTGAAGAGTATAAAAAGCGAGCAAGCCCGCTTTTAGTCTATTTTACTAAAGTTTAGTAAGAGTGAACTGGTCAGAACGGATACAGAACTAAAGGCCATGGCTAGTCCTGCCAGTTCTGGGTTGAGAGCCAGTCCAACACCTGAAAAGACTCCTGCTGCAATCGGAATTCCGGCGACATTGTAGATAAAGGCCCAGAAAAGATTGAGCAGAATTCGATTAAAGGTTTTCTTACTCATGTCAAAAGCACGAACCACTCCTAGGAGGTTATTAGTTGTCAACACCAAATCTGCTGACTCGATGGCAATATCTGTTCCAGCTCCCATAGCAATCCCCACATCTGCTACACTAAGGGCAGGAGCGTCATTGATACCATCCCCAACAAAGGCTACTTTGCCAGACGCTTGTAGTTTATGGATTTCATGAGCTTTTTCCTCTGGCAAGACACCTGCAATGACCTCTTCGATTCCGATCTGATCGGCAATGGCACGCGCCACACCAGCATTGTCTCCTGTCAGCATGACTGTTTTAAGACCTCGTTTTTTCAACTGACTGATGGCAAGCTTAGCATTTTCCTTAGGAATATCTTGCAGAGCAAGCAAGCCTTTGATTTCATTCTCAACAGCCAAGAACACAACTGTCTTAGCTTCTTTTTCCAGTTGTTCTAGTTTTTCCTGATAAGTGCTAGAAATATCCATGCCATCCAGCATTTTAGCATTTCCAAGCAAAACTTGTTTTCCATTGATTTGCCCTGAAACACCTTTTCCGTGCAAGGCTTGGAAATTTTCCACAGTGTGAAGCTCAAGTCCAGTTTCAGTCGCTCGCTTAACAATAGCCTCAGCCAATGGGTGTTGAGAAGCTTCTTCCAAGGAAGCTGCCAATCCAAGCACTTCTACTTCGTCGCCGATGATATCTGTGACCACAGGTTTCCCTTCCGTCAAAGTTCCTGTCTTATCAAAAACAATAGTTTGGACTTTCTGGATTTCCTGTAGAACCGTTCCATTTTTGAGGAGAACTCCCATCTTGGCACTGCGACCTGTCCCCACCATAAGGGCTGTCGGTGTTGCAAGTCCCAATGCACAAGGGCAGGCAATAATCAGAACTGCTACTCCATAGAGAAGCGAAGACACAAAGCTCGCTCCAAGCACAACTACACTATCCCTGAGCAAGACGAACCAAACCCAAAAGGTCACAATCCCTAAAATGACAACTGCTGGAACAAAAATCCCTGAAATTTTATCCGTCAAGTCCTGAATCGGCGCACGACTTGTCTGAGCTTTCTTCACAAAATCCACAATCTGAGCCAAAACAGTCTCTGAACCAACTTTTTCTGCTCTAAAAACAAGTGTTCCACTATTATTGATGGTTGAACCAATGACGGTATCTCCAACTGTCTTGTCCACAGGCAGACTCTCACCTGTCACCATAGACTCATCAATACTAGAGATACCTTCTACTACGACACCATCAACCGCAATCTTTTCACCGGGACGCACTCGAATCAGGTCACCTACCTTGACTTGCTCCAAAGGGACTTGAACATAGTTATCCTCACGCAATACTTCTGCTGTTTTAGCCTGCAAGTCAAGTAATTTCTCCACAGCTTGGGAAGTATTTTTCCGCATTTTCTCCTCAAAAACGGCTCCCATAAGAACGAAGAAGAAGATAAAGGCAGCACTTTCAAAGTAAACGGGGAGGCCAGCGAAGAGGGCAACTAAGCTATAGAAATAGGCCACTAGGGTTCCCAGAGCAACCAAGGTATCCATGTTGGCATTGTGCTTTTTAAAACTAGCCCAAGCACTTTGGATATAAGGACCACCTGCTACTAGCATAATCGGTGTTGTGGCTAAAAAGGTGCCCCAACGCATGACTTGGTGACTAATTCCTCCTGTCGACATCCCAATCATGAGGATTACAAGAGGCACAGTAAAGATACTAGTAATCCAAAAACGCTGTAAAAGTGATAGAGATTTTCGAGTCTTCTCAACAACTGTATAACTTCCCTTTTGCATCTTCATACCACAAGAAAATTCATGTTGACCTAATTCTTGAGGGGTAAAACGAATTGTCTTCTCTTCATCCACGCCGATTGGTTCCAAGAGGCCTTCTTCTTCAAACAGAATTTCCTTATAACAGTTTGAAGGTGTCAAACGGTGAAAGGTGATCTCAGCAGGAACTCCTTTTTGCAGTTGAATGTGGGCTGGATGGTAGCCTTTGTCTGCCGTGATACGGATTTTTTGAACACCATTTTCAAGACTTGCTTTTACAATTTCAGTCATATCATTCTCCTATTCTACAATCATCTTACCGTGCATCATATTCATGCCACAAGAGAAACCATACTCTCCAGCCTGCTCAGGCGTGATTTCCACTACATACTCTTCCCCCATTGGCAGATCCGCATGTACACCAAAGTCTGGAAATACGATCTGATCCAAACATGGTGAAGGATCTTTGCGGTCAAAGACAATGCGGGCTGGCACTGATTTCTTGAGGATAATCAACTCAGGCGTATAGCCCCCCATGACCTCCACTCGAATCTCTTGGTAGCCGTTTTTTTGCTGGGCCTTTTGTCCAGATTTTTCAGGCTTTTTGAAAAACCAAAACAAGATAAACGCGATAAGGGCAATACAAATAATGGTTACAATAATATTCAACATGACGTCTCCTTTACATACAATTACATTTTACTTCTGTTACAGCGCTTGATTTCTTCTCAGAAATCACAGCTTCCAAGTCTTCCAAGTCAGCCTGAGTAAAATCACATTCAGCAATCAAATCAGCCAACAAGTTCTTAATCCTACGGGAACAAACCTTGTCCTTTATATCTTGGACAAGTAAATCCCGACTTTGGTCCAAAGTTAAAAGGGCTGAATAAACAAAAGACTTGCCTTCTTTTTTCCGAGTCAAACACTCTTTCTCAACCAAACGAGCCAAAAGAGTTTGAATGGTCGACTTGGACCAGTCGAACCGCTCCGCCAGAACCCTGATCAAATCCGTACTAGTCTGCTCTCCTTGCATCCAAATAATCTTCATGACCTGCCATTCTGCATCTGAAATCTGCATAATCACACCTCCTAAATCTACATTTGTCGATTACATTTATTAGTATACTCTTAAAATCTACATTTGTCAACTATGAAATTAATTTTTTCTTTGAAAAATAGAATTTTAACCCTATGATAAAGGATTTTCAATCAAATCTTACTATATAAACTATAAAAATATGCTATACTAAAGAAAAAAGAAAACAACCACTAGGGGTGCGTAAAGCTGAGATTAACGACTGTTAGACCCTTTGACTCAATCTAGGTAATGCTAGCTGATGGAAGTGGAAATGATAATGGGGACTAGCAGTCTTCTATTGCCTTTCTAAAACAGACTAGCTTGTTCTTAAGAATACAAACTTCAGTTGGTTGGGAGGTTTTAGATGACTTATTTACCCGTTGCTTTGACCATTGCAGGGACTGACCCTAGTGGTGGTGCTGGCATTATGGCTGATTTAAAGTCGTTCCAAGCTAGAGATGTCTATGGAATGGCCGTTGTGACCAGTCTTGTCGCTCAAAATACCAGAGGTGTTCAGCTAATCGAACACGTTTCTCCTCAAATGTTGAAAACCCAATTGGAGAGTGTCTTTTCGGATATCAAGCCTCAGGCTGTAAAAACTGGGATGTTGGCAACTACCGAAATCATGGAAATCATCCAACCCTATCTTAAAATGCTGGATTGTCCATACGTCCTTGACCCTGTTATGGTCGCTACGAGCGGAGACACCCTGATTGATACCAGTGCCAGAAGCTACCTAAAAACAAATCTGCTTCCACTTGCAACCATCATCACACCCAATCTTCCTGAGGCAGAAGAGATTGTTGGTTTCTCAATCCATGATCCCGAGGACATGCAGCGTGCTGGTCTCCTGATTTTAAAAGAATTTGGTCCTCAGTCGGTGGTCATCAAAGGTGGCCATCTCGAAGGTGGTGCTAAGGATTTCCTTTTTACCAAGGATGAGCAATTTGTCTGGGAAAGTCCACGAATTCAAACCTGTCATACACATGGTACTGGATGTACCTTTGCTGCTGTGATTACGGCTGAACTAGCCAAGGGCAAAAGTCTTTATCAGGCAGTCGATAAGGCCAAGGCCTTTATCACAAAAGCCATCCAAGATGCTCCTCAACTCGGTCATGGTTCTGGCCCAGTCAACCATACAAGCTTTAAAGATTAAAAAAACTCTCTAGTTCCCACTTTAAGGGAATTAGAGAGTTTTTGTACTTCTTCAAACTAGGTCAGTTTTATCTGCAATCTCAAAGTTGTGTTTTGAGCAACCTGCAGCTAGCTTCCTAGTTTACTTTTTGATTTTCATTGAGTATTAATTGAGTATTAATTAGGAAATAATGTCATCTAGCTTTGTTAAAAAGGCTTGCGTTTTTTCCTCTATATCTTCTGCTTGCATCAGATCGCGTACGACTGCTACTCCAGCTATTCCAGTGCCAACAAGCTGGTCAATGTTCTCTGACGTCAAGCCTCCGATAGCAACTACTGGAATGACGACCCTTTGACAAATTGTTTTTAAGGTTGAAATCAGGGTGATAGGCGCATTTTCCTTGGTGGTTGTCGGGAAAATGGCTCCTGTCCCCAAGTAATTCGCCCCTCCTTCTTCTGCCTCGATGGCTCTTTTTACAGTTTTAGCTGTGACACCAAGTATTTTGTCAGGACCCAAGACTTGTCGGGCAACCGAAACTGGTAGCTCATCGTCTCCAATATGCAGACCAGCAGCATCAACCGCAAGACAGACATCCAAACGATCATCGATGATCAAGGGTACCTGATATGCATCTGTTATTTTCTTGACTTGTTTAGCCAGTTGATAGTATTGATTGGTGGTGAGATTTTTTTCTCGTAATTGGACTATGGTAACCCCTGAACGGCAGGCCGTCTCAACCTTTTCAAGAAAGCTTTCCAAGGAATCTTGGTAGCGATTGGTTACTAGATAGAGTCTAAGCGCCTCTCTATTCATAAACATCTCCTTTGATGGCATCTAGCCAATTTTCATCTCTTTTGAGGAGTGAAAGCTGATTGAGAACTTCGTATCGAAAATCTTCCAATCCCATTCCTTGAACAACTATTCTCTCAGCGGAGATATTGAGATAAGAAACCGCTAGGTAAGAAGCTTCAAATGCGGTCTTTCCTTGGCTGAGAAAAACAGCTGTCAAGGCTCCAACTAGGTCTCCTGTTCCTGTTATCCAGTCTAATTCTGCACAGCCATTTCCCAGTACAGCGACCTGATTCTTCGAAACGATGAGGTCCTTGGGGCCAGTGACTAAGAAGGACATATCAGGATAAAGCTGACACCAGTCTTTCAATACTTGAAGCAAATCCTCAGTTTCTTGATCTTTAGCACTCGCATCGACCCCAACGCCGTGGTGCTTTAAGCCAACAAGACTTCGAATTTCTGACATATTTCCTTTAAGGACTGTAGGTCTATAGTCTAAAAGGTCTTTAACTAAGCTCTTACGAATGGATGAAGCTGTTACGCCAACCGCATCTACTACCATTGGGAGAGAAACTTGAGCTGCATAAGAAGCTGCTATACGGATTGCTTTTTCCTTCTCAGCTGACAAATGCCCCAAATTGATGAAGAGTGCCTGGCTTTGCTTAGTAAAATCAAGAACCTCACGAGGGTCATCTGCCATGACAGGTTTGCATCCCAGAGCCAAAATCCCATTTGCTAGCATCTCACAAGAAATCTCATTGGTAA
The Streptococcus toyakuensis genome window above contains:
- a CDS encoding CopY/TcrY family copper transport repressor; its protein translation is MQISDAEWQVMKIIWMQGEQTSTDLIRVLAERFDWSKSTIQTLLARLVEKECLTRKKEGKSFVYSALLTLDQSRDLLVQDIKDKVCSRRIKNLLADLIAECDFTQADLEDLEAVISEKKSSAVTEVKCNCM
- a CDS encoding heavy metal translocating P-type ATPase codes for the protein MTEIVKASLENGVQKIRITADKGYHPAHIQLQKGVPAEITFHRLTPSNCYKEILFEEEGLLEPIGVDEEKTIRFTPQELGQHEFSCGMKMQKGSYTVVEKTRKSLSLLQRFWITSIFTVPLVILMIGMSTGGISHQVMRWGTFLATTPIMLVAGGPYIQSAWASFKKHNANMDTLVALGTLVAYFYSLVALFAGLPVYFESAAFIFFFVLMGAVFEEKMRKNTSQAVEKLLDLQAKTAEVLREDNYVQVPLEQVKVGDLIRVRPGEKIAVDGVVVEGISSIDESMVTGESLPVDKTVGDTVIGSTINNSGTLVFRAEKVGSETVLAQIVDFVKKAQTSRAPIQDLTDKISGIFVPAVVILGIVTFWVWFVLLRDSVVVLGASFVSSLLYGVAVLIIACPCALGLATPTALMVGTGRSAKMGVLLKNGTVLQEIQKVQTIVFDKTGTLTEGKPVVTDIIGDEVEVLGLAASLEEASQHPLAEAIVKRATETGLELHTVENFQALHGKGVSGQINGKQVLLGNAKMLDGMDISSTYQEKLEQLEKEAKTVVFLAVENEIKGLLALQDIPKENAKLAISQLKKRGLKTVMLTGDNAGVARAIADQIGIEEVIAGVLPEEKAHEIHKLQASGKVAFVGDGINDAPALSVADVGIAMGAGTDIAIESADLVLTTNNLLGVVRAFDMSKKTFNRILLNLFWAFIYNVAGIPIAAGVFSGVGLALNPELAGLAMAFSSVSVLTSSLLLNFSKID
- the thiE gene encoding thiamine phosphate synthase, which translates into the protein MNREALRLYLVTNRYQDSLESFLEKVETACRSGVTIVQLREKNLTTNQYYQLAKQVKKITDAYQVPLIIDDRLDVCLAVDAAGLHIGDDELPVSVARQVLGPDKILGVTAKTVKRAIEAEEGGANYLGTGAIFPTTTKENAPITLISTLKTICQRVVIPVVAIGGLTSENIDQLVGTGIAGVAVVRDLMQAEDIEEKTQAFLTKLDDIIS
- a CDS encoding cupredoxin domain-containing protein, with the protein product MLNIIVTIICIALIAFILFWFFKKPEKSGQKAQQKNGYQEIRVEVMGGYTPELIILKKSVPARIVFDRKDPSPCLDQIVFPDFGVHADLPMGEEYVVEITPEQAGEYGFSCGMNMMHGKMIVE
- a CDS encoding hydroxyethylthiazole kinase — its product is MQELTNPFPLGTTSLIHCITNEISCEMLANGILALGCKPVMADDPREVLDFTKQSQALFINLGHLSAEKEKAIRIAASYAAQVSLPMVVDAVGVTASSIRKSLVKDLLDYRPTVLKGNMSEIRSLVGLKHHGVGVDASAKDQETEDLLQVLKDWCQLYPDMSFLVTGPKDLIVSKNQVAVLGNGCAELDWITGTGDLVGALTAVFLSQGKTAFEASYLAVSYLNISAERIVVQGMGLEDFRYEVLNQLSLLKRDENWLDAIKGDVYE
- the thiD gene encoding bifunctional hydroxymethylpyrimidine kinase/phosphomethylpyrimidine kinase translates to MTYLPVALTIAGTDPSGGAGIMADLKSFQARDVYGMAVVTSLVAQNTRGVQLIEHVSPQMLKTQLESVFSDIKPQAVKTGMLATTEIMEIIQPYLKMLDCPYVLDPVMVATSGDTLIDTSARSYLKTNLLPLATIITPNLPEAEEIVGFSIHDPEDMQRAGLLILKEFGPQSVVIKGGHLEGGAKDFLFTKDEQFVWESPRIQTCHTHGTGCTFAAVITAELAKGKSLYQAVDKAKAFITKAIQDAPQLGHGSGPVNHTSFKD
- the spxB gene encoding pyruvate oxidase, with amino-acid sequence MTQGKITASAAMLNVLKTWGVDTIYGIPSGTLSSLMDALAEDKDIRFLQVRHEETGALAAVMQAKFGGSIGVAVGSGGPGATHLINGVYDAAMDNTPFLAILGSRPVNELNMDAFQELNQNPMYNGIAVYNKRVAYAEQLPKVIDEACRAAVSKKGPAVVEIPVNFGFQEIDENSYYGSGSYERSFIAPALNEVEIDKAVEILNNAERPVIYAGYGGVKAGEVITELSRKIKAPIITTGKNFEAFEWNYEGLTGSAYRVGWKPANEVVFEADTVLFLGSNFPFAEVYQAFKNTEKFIQVDIDPYKLGKRHALDASILGDAGQAAKAILDKVNPVESTPWWRANVKNNQNWRDYMNKIEGKTEGELQLYQVYNAINKHADQDAIYSIDVGDTTQTSTRHLHMTPKNMWRTSPLFATMGIALPGGIAAKKDNPDRQVWNIMGDGAFNMCYPDVITNVQYDLPVINLVFSNGKYAFIKDKYEDTNKHLFGCDFPNADYAKIAEAQGAVGFTVDRIEDIDAVVAEAVKLSKEGKTVVIDARITEHRPLPVEVLELDPKLHSEEAIKAFKEKYEAEELIPFRLFLEEEGLQSRAIK